CAACGAGCAGAAAAAAATATTGAAGAATTGCTTGATGAAATTGGACATACATACCATCGTTTAAGACAAAGTTCAATAGATGAAGAACTTTTTGATGTAGTCTCTGGTTTTACTGCGTTGAAAAAAGAAAAAGAATAGATTATAAATTAAAAACTATTTTAAAATGAATCACGATTTTTAGTACTGTGACAAATTTTAAAATAGTTTTAGATTTGTATCAACATCAAGAATTGATTCTCAATTTAATAGAGAAACTTTTTTCTAGGTTTCACGACGCTTACCTGTAACTTCAAGAATATTGATTTTATAAACAATAGGATTTCCTCTAGTGTATGATTTGCTTGAAAATTCATTGATAAACTCCACACTTTTATGTTCTTTTTGTTTTATGATATCTTTTATGCCTTCTGTAAATAGGTGTAGTTTTTGCTTAGCAGAACTTCCTTCAAGTTCCTCAAAAGTTCCATGTACTTGTGCAGATTCCCAGTTCACCATAGATTCTATTTGTTCCACAACGATAGAAACTGCAGCGTTTTTTCGCATGGCATCTATTTTGTGCCCCGCTGCAGTATAACTTATAATGCTATTATCTTCAGGATCAAAAAAATAGGTAATCGGAATCACATAAGGTTTGTCATCTGAAATATAGGCAAGATGGCCTTTGTAATTATCTCTAAGAATAGTAATGCTTTCACTAACTGATATGTCCATCATATTTTTCTTGTATAAAATGAATGTTTTAAAAAATAAAAATTAAAGTTTTAACAACCTAAGCTCCTTATTAAAAATAGGTTCAGGATTTAATCTATTTCCAACGATATTCTGCGCGTCCTTTAAGCTCGTGTTCTATTTCCAACAAACGGTTGTATTTGGAAACCCTTTCGCCTCTGCAAGCTGAACCTGCTTTTAAATGACCACCATCCATAGCCACAGCAAAATCGGCTAAAAAAGTATCTTCGGTTTCCCCTGAGCGGTGCGATAAAAAATAGCGCCACCCAGCTTCACGGCACATTTGCACCGCTTCTATCGTTTCTGTAACTGACCCAATCTGGTTTAGTTTGATAAGAGCCGAATTAGCAGTTTTTTCACTGATGCCTCTGCTGATATATTTTCTATTGGTAACAAAAATGTCATCGCCTACCACTTCTATTTTATCCCCGAATTTCTTAGTGAATTTTGAAAACCCGTCCCAATCACCTTCAGAAAGTGGATCTTCCCAAGAGATAATAGGATATTTTTTTAACCATTCACCAGACAGGTCAATAAGCTGATCAGTTGTCATTTTACCAGCACCAGACTTGGTAAGGTCATACTTGTCGTCCAAATTTGGAGAAAAGGAATTGGCAGCACTATCAATAGCAATAGATAAATCCTTACCAGATTGGTATCCTGCTTGTTCAATAGCTTTGATAATAAATTCTATGGCAATTTCATTGCTTGCGCAATTGGGAGCGAACCCGCCTTCATCACCAACACTGGTTGCAAGGCCTTTATCTTTCAATATTTTTTTGAGTACATGAAAAGTTTCTGCAACATAACGAAGCCCTTCCTTAAAATTTGGAGCTCCGTGTGGTACTAGCATGAATTCTTGAAAGTCTACACTATTATCTGCATGTTCGCCACCATTAAGTATATTCATGCAAGGCACGGGAATACGTAAGGTATTGGACCCTCCCAAATAACGATATAACGGAAGGTTAGATGACACGGCTGCTGCTTTAGCAACCGCCATAGAAACGCCTAAAATGGCATTAGCACCAAGCTTAGATTTATTTTCGGTACCATCTAGCTCAATCATAGTGTAATCAATAGCTTTTTGGTCAACTGCATGCATTCCTGTTAAGGCTGTAGCTATCTTTTTATTAACGTTTTCTACGGCCTTTTGAACGCCTTTTCCATTGTAGCGTTTTTCATCATCACGAAGTTCTAACGCTTCGTTCAGACCGGTTGATGCTCCTGAGGGTACTGAGGCAGAAGTTTTGGTGCCATCGTCTAAAGTTACATACGCACGTAGTGTAGGATTTCCTCGAGAGTCTAATATCTCGAGAGCCGAAATTGATGTGATTTTTGAATTCATTTTACTGAAAATATAGTGTTACTTTTTTCTTTCACTTTGATAAAAATATTCGTAATAATCAATAGCGGAAGCGCTTCTTTTCGTCCGTTGTTGTT
This genomic stretch from Cellulophaga algicola DSM 14237 harbors:
- a CDS encoding pyridoxamine 5'-phosphate oxidase family protein, with the protein product MMDISVSESITILRDNYKGHLAYISDDKPYVIPITYFFDPEDNSIISYTAAGHKIDAMRKNAAVSIVVEQIESMVNWESAQVHGTFEELEGSSAKQKLHLFTEGIKDIIKQKEHKSVEFINEFSSKSYTRGNPIVYKINILEVTGKRRET
- the eno gene encoding phosphopyruvate hydratase translates to MNSKITSISALEILDSRGNPTLRAYVTLDDGTKTSASVPSGASTGLNEALELRDDEKRYNGKGVQKAVENVNKKIATALTGMHAVDQKAIDYTMIELDGTENKSKLGANAILGVSMAVAKAAAVSSNLPLYRYLGGSNTLRIPVPCMNILNGGEHADNSVDFQEFMLVPHGAPNFKEGLRYVAETFHVLKKILKDKGLATSVGDEGGFAPNCASNEIAIEFIIKAIEQAGYQSGKDLSIAIDSAANSFSPNLDDKYDLTKSGAGKMTTDQLIDLSGEWLKKYPIISWEDPLSEGDWDGFSKFTKKFGDKIEVVGDDIFVTNRKYISRGISEKTANSALIKLNQIGSVTETIEAVQMCREAGWRYFLSHRSGETEDTFLADFAVAMDGGHLKAGSACRGERVSKYNRLLEIEHELKGRAEYRWK